In a genomic window of Saccharomyces paradoxus chromosome X, complete sequence:
- the RPL43B gene encoding 60S ribosomal eL43 domain-containing protein (similar to YJR094W): MTTSNQLLGKAKRTKKVGITGKYGVRYGSSLRRQVKKLEIQQHARYDCSFCGKKTVKRGAAGIWSCSSCKKTVAGGAYTVSTAAAATVRSTIRRLREMVEA; the protein is encoded by the exons ATGACTACATCAAATCAATTATTGGGCAA gGCTAAGAGAACAAAGAAGGTCGGTATCACAGGTAAATACGGTGTCCGTTATGGTTCATCATTGAGAAGACAGGTCAAGAAGTTGGAAATCCAACAACATGCCAGATATGACTGTTCCTTCTGTGGTAAGAAGACTGTTAAGAGAGGTGCAGCTGGTATTTGgtcttgttcttcttgtaaGAAGACCGTTGCCGGTGGTGCTTATACTGTTTCTACAGCAGCTGCCGCTACCGTTAGATCTACCATCAGAAGATTAAGAGAAATGGTTGAAGCCTAG
- the SFC1 gene encoding Sfc1p (Mitochondrial succinate-fumarate transporter~similar to YJR095W), whose protein sequence is MSQKKKASHPAINLMAGGTAGLFEALCCHPLDTIKVRMQIYRRVAGIEHVKPPGFIKTGRTIYQKEGFLALYKGLGAVVIGIIPKMAIRFSSYEFYRTLLVNKETGIVSTGNTFVAGVGAGITEAVLVVNPMEVVKIRLQAQHLTPSEPNVGPKYNNAIHAAYTIVKEEGVSALYRGVSLTAARQATNQGANFTVYSKLKEFLQNYHQMDVLPSWETSCIGLISGAIGPFSNAPLDTIKTRLQKDKSTSLEKQSGMKKIITIGTQLLKEEGFRALYKGITPRVMRVAPGQAVTFTVYEYVREHLENLGIFKKNDTPKPKPLK, encoded by the coding sequence ATgtctcaaaaaaagaaggcttCTCATCCGGCCATCAACCTGATGGCTGGTGGTACGGCAGGTTTGTTTGAAGCATTGTGTTGTCATCCTTTAGATACAATTAAGGTGAGAATGCAAATATACAGAAGGGTAGCCGGTATTGAACATGTTAAACCCCCAGGATTTATTAAAACTGGGCGTAccatttatcaaaaagaaggTTTCTTGGCTCTGTATAAAGGTCTAGGAGCTGTTGTCATCGGTATTATACCTAAAATGGCCATCCGTTTCTCGTCTTATGAATTCTATAGAACCTTATTGGTCAATAAGGAAACAGGAATCGTATCTACCGGTAATACTTTTGTTGCTGGTGTTGGAGCTGGTATCACCGAAGCTGTTCTTGTGGTCAACCCTATGGAAGTTGTAAAAATTAGGCTGCAAGCCCAGCATTTAACTCCGAGTGAACCAAATGTCGGTCCCAAATACAATAACGCCATCCATGCCGCCTACACTATtgtcaaagaagaaggtgtTTCTGCCTTATATAGAGGAGTTTCCTTAACCGCAGCAAGGCAAGCGACTAATCAGGGTGCCAATTTCACAGTTTATTCTAAACTGAAGGAGTTTTTGCAGAATTACCATCAAATGGATGTTCTACCTTCATGGGAAACTTCCTGCATAGGTTTGATTTCAGGTGCCATTGGGCCGTTTTCCAACGCTCCATTGGATACTATAAAGACAAGATTGCAGAAGGATAAGTCCACCTCATTGGAAAAACAGTCCgggatgaagaaaatcattACCATCGGTACTCAACTACTGAAAGAAGAGGGTTTTAGAGCATTGTACAAAGGTATTACCCCAAGAGTGATGAGAGTGGCTCCAGGTCAGGCTGTTACCTTTACCGTTTATGAATATGTAAGGGAacatttggaaaatttgggtatattcaagaagaatGACACACCAAAGCCAAAACCGTTAAAGTAG
- a CDS encoding aldo-keto reductase superfamily protein (Xylose and arabinose reductase~similar to YJR096W) — MVPKFYKLSNGFKIPSIALGTYDIPRSQTVEIVYEGIKCGYRHFDTAVLYGNEKEVGDGITKWLNEDPENHKREEIFYTTKLWNSQNGYKKAKAAIQQCLNEVSSLKYIDLLLIHSPLEGPKLRLETWRAMQEAVDEGLVKSIGVSNYGKKHIDELLNWPELKYKPVVNQIEISPWIMRQELADYCKSKGLVVEAFAPLCHGYKMTNPDLLKVCKEVDHNPGQVLIRWSLQHGYLPLPKTKTVKRLEGNLAAYEFELSDEQMKILDHPDAYEPTDWECTDAP; from the coding sequence ATGGTCCCTAAATTTTACAAACTTTCGAATGGCTTTAAAATCCCAAGCATTGCTTTGGGCACCTACGATATTCCAAGATCGCAAACAGTTGAAATTGTGTATGAAGGTATCAAGTGCGGCTATCGTCATTTCGATACTGCTGTACTTTAtggtaatgaaaaagaagttggCGATGGTATCACCAAGTGGTTAAACGAAGATCCGGAAAACCATAAACGTGAAGAAATCTTCTATACCACTAAATTGTGGAATTCGCAAAACGGATATAAAAAAGCTAAAGCTGCCATTCAACAATGTTTGAACGAAGTTTCGAGCCTGAAATACATTgatcttcttttgattcATTCACCATTGGAAGGTCCTAAATTGAGGTTGGAGACTTGGCGGGCTATGCAAGAAGCAGTTGATGAAGGATTGGTTAAGTCTATAGGGGTTTCCAACTATGGAAAAAAACACATCGATGAACTTTTGAATTGGCCAGAACTGAAGTATAAGCCAGTAGTCAACCAAATCGAAATATCGCCCTGGATTATGAGACAAGAATTAGCAGATTATTGTAAATCTAAAGGTCTCGTCGTCGAAGCCTTTGCCCCATTGTGTCACGGCTACAAAATGACCAATCCAGACTTATTGAAAGTTTGCAAGGAGGTAGACCATAATCCAGGTCAAGTGCTAATCCGTTGGTCTTTACAACACGGTTATTTACCACTACCGAAGACTAAAACTGTGAAAAGATTAGAAGGTAACCTTGCAGCCTATGAATTTGAATTGTCAGACGAACAgatgaaaattcttgatCATCCTGATGCTTATGAGCCTACCGATTGGGAATGCACAGATGCGCCATAA